A window of Sagittula sp. P11 genomic DNA:
GCCCGGGTCGGTGCCATGGTCGAGGAGGTCGCGGCCTCTGAACCGGACGCCATCGCCATCGTCTGCACCAACTTCCGCGGCGCCCCCGAAGCGGCGCGCATCGAAGAAGCCACCGGCATCCCGGTGCTCGATTCCGTCGCCGTCACAGCGGCGCACTGCCTGCGCGAGACCGGGCTGGACCCGTCGCGCGTCACCGGATGGGGGAGCGTCTTCGCACGTTTCGCAGCCCTGTCCTGAACACAGAACCACACGACAAAGACCCACCAAGGAGACACCCATGATCCGAACGATCGCAACCTGCGCCGCGGCGCTGGCCGTCCTCGCCGTGCCTGCGTCCGCCGAAACCCTGCGCGTGATGGGCCAGCCCGTCGCAACCGGCCTCATCCAGAAGAACGTCGAACAGCCGTTCTTCGAGAACTTCGCCGAGGAAACCGGCCTCGAAGGTTTCACCGCGGATTACCAGCCGGTCGACGTCACCGGCATCAAGGACACCGAGCAGCTGCGCATCCTCAAGGACGGCCTGTTCGACATCGTCTCGCTGCGCCTGTCGCAGGTCAGCCGCGACGAACCCACCATCCTCGGCCTCGACCTCGTCGGCCTGAACCCCGACTACGAAACCGGCAAGAAGACGGTCGAAGCCTTCGCCCCCGTTGTCGACGCCCGCCTGCAGGAGAAGTTCAACACCAAGCTGCTGGGCGTCTGGCCGTTCGGTCCGCAGGTCCTGTTCTGCGAACCGGAGATCGGCTCTCTGGCCGACCTCAAGGGCCTGAAGGTCCGCGTCTACGACCAGAACCTGGCCGAATTCATCAGCCTCGTCGGCGGCACGCCCGTCCCGCTCAGCTTCCCCGAGGTGCAGCAGTCGCTGGCCCGCGGCGTGGTCGACTGCGCCATCACCGGCCCGTCGTCCGCCAATTCCGCCGGCTGGCCGGAAGTGACCTCCTACACCCTGCCGATTGCCTTCCAGCTTGCGATGAACGGCTACGGCATCAACCTCGACACATGGAACAAGATGACGCCGGAGCAGCAGGACAAGCTGCAGGCGGGCTTCGACAAGCTGTCCGACAAGATCTGGGCCTACTCCGAGGAGCTGTTCGACGACGCGGTGAACTGCAACACCGGCGCCGAGCCCTGCGAGACCGGCACCTCCTACGACCTGAAGCTGGTGGAGCCGACCGCCGCCGACAAGGAACTGGTGGGCACCGCCGTGCCGAACGTCTCCTTCCCGGCGTGGAAAGAAGTCTGCGACGCCACCAACCCGGGCTGCTCGGACGCGTGGACCGCCGCCACCGGCCAGAGCATGTAATTCCCCCGATGCCCCCGGGCCGGCGACGGCCCGGGGGCGCCCTTACCCTCGCCCGGAGACACCGAATGGACCGCCTTGCCACATGGATCAGCCGCCTGTTCGGATGGGCGCTCCTGTTCCT
This region includes:
- a CDS encoding TRAP transporter substrate-binding protein, which translates into the protein MIRTIATCAAALAVLAVPASAETLRVMGQPVATGLIQKNVEQPFFENFAEETGLEGFTADYQPVDVTGIKDTEQLRILKDGLFDIVSLRLSQVSRDEPTILGLDLVGLNPDYETGKKTVEAFAPVVDARLQEKFNTKLLGVWPFGPQVLFCEPEIGSLADLKGLKVRVYDQNLAEFISLVGGTPVPLSFPEVQQSLARGVVDCAITGPSSANSAGWPEVTSYTLPIAFQLAMNGYGINLDTWNKMTPEQQDKLQAGFDKLSDKIWAYSEELFDDAVNCNTGAEPCETGTSYDLKLVEPTAADKELVGTAVPNVSFPAWKEVCDATNPGCSDAWTAATGQSM